A genome region from Marispirochaeta aestuarii includes the following:
- the rpmB gene encoding 50S ribosomal protein L28, whose translation MARRCDICGKGTVAGNNVSHAHNKTRRVWKPNIVKVKALVGTGKKTLRVCTSCLRSGKVVKA comes from the coding sequence ATGGCCCGAAGATGTGATATCTGCGGAAAAGGAACTGTTGCGGGCAACAACGTGAGCCATGCGCACAACAAAACCCGCCGCGTATGGAAGCCGAATATCGTCAAGGTAAAGGCCCTTGTCGGAACAGGTAAGAAGACCCTGCGGGTTTGCACCAGCTGCCTGCGTTCCGGTAAGGTCGTTAAGGCTTAA